TGACGCCGCTCCGCCGGCCGAGGCACCGTCGCCGGCGTCGGCGCCGCTGATCGGCTTCGAGACCGGACCGTCGTCGGGCGTGGGCCTGATGCCGGCGCCCACCACCGCCGCGGGCGAAATCGGGGCCGGCGCCGCCGCGCCCGCCAGCAGCGTGCCCACTGCTCTGGCTGCACGGGGCCGCACGCTGACCGCGGCCAAGCCACGCGCCGAGGAGCCGTCAGCCCGACCGCGCAAGCCTTTGATTATTGGCGCGGCGGCCACGCTGGTGGTGGCGGCGGTGGCGGTGGCGTTCCTGGTGTTTGATCTCGGCGACCACCTGATTGCCGAACCAGCGCCGGCGGCCATCCTGGGCGACGCGGCGGCGGGGATCGCGGCAGACAAATACGTGGCCTACCAGCGCGGCGTCACGTTGTTGCTGGACGAGATCAATCGCCGCCCGCGCACCGCCGCCCTGCGCGCCGCCGCCGCCGAGCTGCTGGCCGAGTTCGTGGTCCTGCACCACGGCGAGCGCGCCCGCACCGCCCGCGCCGACGCCACGCTGGCGGAAATTCCGCCGCATCCCTTTCCATCGGCGGCCACCGCGCCGACGCTGCTCCGGGCCCGGGCCTGGATTGCTTTGGCCAAGGGCCGCACGCGCGAGGCCGGCCGCGTGCTGGAAGAAGGCGCGCTGGTGACCGATCCCTCGCCAGAACATCTGCTGCTGGATGGATGGATCGCCCTCGGCCAGCGCAAGCCCGCCGTGGCGGAGAGCGCCTTCAAGCAAGGGCTGACCCAATTCCCCAACCGGGTAGCCTTTCGTTTTGGTCTGGCCCGCGCGCAAGAAGAAAGCGGCCAGGCGGCACCGGCGGCGGCCGCGTACAAGGACGTCCTGGCGGCGTCGCCCGGTCACTTTGAAGCAGCGCTGGGATTGATCCGCACCGGAGGCTACCCGCCCGACGCGCGCATCACCCTGGCCAATCGCCTGCTGGCGGACAGTGCCGGCAACGGCTCGGCGGCCTCGCAAGCCGAGGCGCTGGCCATCATCGCGCGCGCCTTGGCGGCGCAAGGAAAGACCGGCGAGGCGGCCGCGGCGATCGACAAGGCGGTGAGCAAAGACGCCACCAACCCGGCGGCATTGGTGGCGGCGGGCGAGGCCTTGCTGGCCCAAGGTCGCCTGCACGACGCGGTGGCCAAGTTCGCCACCGCGCTGCCGGGCGCGCCGGCCATCCCGGCGGCGGTGCCAGCGCACGAGCTGCGCTTCGCGATCGCCGCGGTGTTGATCGAAAACGGCCACCGTCCGGATGGGCTGGCGCTGCTGGATCCACCGGCCGCCAAGAGACAGACGACCACCGTCGATCCGCGCGCCGCGTTCTGGCGCGGGCGCGCCGCCGAGCTGCAGACACCACCCGATCTGACGGCGGCGGCGCGATCCTACGAAGAGACGCTGGCCGCCAACCCGCGGTTCGTGCCGGCCAGTTTGCAGCTGGGCGCGCTGTTGCTGAAGCAGAGCCGCACGGCGGAGGCGGTGGGCGTGCTCAAGCGCGCGCAGGCGGCGGGAGCGGCGCCGGCTATGCTGCAGGTGGCGTTGGGCCAGGCGCAGCTGACCGCTGGCGACAACGAACGCGCCCGCAAGACCTTCAAAGACGTGCTGGCGCAAAATCCGAAAGACCCGACGGCGCGGCTGGGATTGGCCACTGCTCTGGAGGCGGCCCACGATCCGTCCGGCGCCCGGCGCGAGCTGGAATCGCTGCTGGCGGACGATCCCGGCGTTCCCGAGCTGCGCCCGCGCCTGGCCCGGCTGCTGGTGGCGGCCGGCGAGCGCGGCAAGGCGCTGGCGCTTTATCAAGCGGAGATCGACGCTGGCAAGGCATCGTTCGCCGCCCGCCTGGCGGCGGCCAAGCTGTCATTCGAGATGGGCCACGCCCCGGCGGCCAGCGCCCTGCTGGAAAAATTGGTGGCAGACGCGCCGCAGACGCCGGGCGCGCTGCTGTGGCTGGGCAAGGTGCGGCTGGCCGGCGGCGACGTGGCGGGCGCGTTGGCCGATCTGCGCCGCGCGCTGGCCTTCGAAAGCACGCCCGAGCTGCACTATGAACACGGCCGCGCCCTGGCCGCCGGCGGCAGCGAAGAAAAGGCTCTAGCCGAATACGAGCAAGCGGGCGCGCTGCCCGAGGCGATGGTGGCGCGCGGGCGGCTTCTGGTGGCGCGCGGCGACACCGACCACGCGGTGCCGATCTTGGAGGCGGCGGTCAAGGTGGCGCCTGGCAACGGAGACGGGTGGATGCTGCTGGGCAGCGCGTACGATCGCATCGGCGCCACGGCCAAGGCGGTGGCCGCCTGGCGAGCGGCGGCGCACGCCGCGCCCGACAACGGCGAGGTGGCGTATCACCTCGGCCGCTGGGAGATGGATCAAGGCCAGGTGGCGGCGGCGGTGGGGCATCTACGGCAGGCCGCGGCCAAGGCGCCGCCCGGTGTGCAATGGCTGTCCGATCTTTATTACCAGCTGGGCGTGGCGGAGAAATCCAAGGGCGCGCGCGCCGCCGCGGTGGCGGCGTTCAAAAAATATCTGACGCTGGCGCCGGCCGAAGCGCCCTCGCGCCACGAGGTGCAGCAACAACTTGTCAGCCTGGGCGCGGCGCCGTAGCAAGAAAGCGTGAAGACCAACGCCGCGCGCATGCTGGATCGCCTGGGCATCGCCTACGAGCTGCGCGCGTACGACGTCGATCCAGAGAATCTGTCGGCCGAGAACGTCGCCGCCAAGATCGGCCTGCCGCTGGATCAGGTCTGGAAGACGCTGGTGGCGCGTGGCGATCGCACCGGCGTGCTGTTCGCCGTGCTGCCGGGCAGCGGCTCGTTGGATCTGAAGGCGCTGGCGCGGCTGTCGGGCGATCGGCGCGTGGAAACCGTGCCGTTGAAAGAAGTGCAACCGCTGACTGGTTACGTCCGCGGCGGCGTCACCGTGCTGGGCGCCAAGAAGGCCTACCCGGTCTTCGTCGACGAGACCATCCAGCTTTTCGATCGCGTGGCCGTCTCCGCCGGCATCCGCGGCACCCAGATCGTCCTCGACCCCGCCGACTACCTGCGCGCCGTCGCCGCCACCGTCGGGTCGATCGCCACACTGTGAGTTACTTCAGCGGGTAGTAGCCGACGTCTTGGGCGATCTTCTGGCCGTCGGGGCCAAGCACCCAGTCGATGAATGCCTTGGCCTCGCCGTTGGGGATGCCGCGCACGTAGAAGAACAGCGGTCGCGACAGCGGCCTGCGCGCGCCACGTGTAGTCGGCGTTCAATCACCGCCGCCCACCATTTTCCGGGTGGTCTCTTTGCCGGTGAAGATGTCTTTCAGCTGCGCCATGATCAGGTCTTTGATCGGGTTGTTTGAATTGACGTAGACCGACAGTCCCTCTTTGGCCACCGGGATCTCCGTGGCCACCGCGCCATTTTCTAAAAGCTGCTTCTTCTCGGCATCCTTCATGTTGCGCGACGCCTCGCAACAACGTCGCACCTTTTCGCTTCGATCGAGCCGCCGTCGAAAGTCGTGCTCGCGCGAGAAACGCCGGGCAGTTGTCACGGAATGTCACAGATACGCCACTTTTAAGACGCCCCTCCGTGGTCTATTCCGAACGTGACAACCACGGGCGGGACCGTGAACACGTCTCTGCCTCCGTCGGAGCAAGCGACGGTCCTGACCCGAAGACGCGCCGCCCGCCGGACGTACATTCCGGCGATGGCGCCGGCCTGGCACCGGGTCCCCGAGGTGGGCATCCGTGTCACGGCGACGGCGATGACCGCCATCGCGGCGGTCATCTTGATCTTCGCCATCGTGACTAAAGGAAGCCCCGCCGCTGGCCGCCGGTTTCTGACGGGCCGAAGTTTGGGATCTGGCCGCTGACCTTCGGGACGCTCAAGATCAGCCTGGTGTCGATGCTGGTGGGTGTAGGCGCCGCTGGGTGTAGGCGCGGCGCTGTACCTGTCGCAATATGCCGGCCGCCGCACGCGGGAGATCGTCAAACCAGCGCAGCCAGCGGCTTATGAGCAGCGCCATTGATGTCGCCCCACAAAAATTGGTGGTGCGCAATTTGCGCGTTTATTATGGAGCGAAGAAAGCACTGGGCCCGGTGTCGATGGACATCCCGAAAAACGGGTCACCGCGCTGATCGGGCCTTCTGGTTGTGGCAAATCGACCTTCCTGCGCTCGCTGAACCCCATGAACGAACTCGTTCCCTCGTGCCGCATCGAAGGCGCTGTCCACCTGGATGACCAGCCGATCTACAGTCCGGGGATCGATCCGGTGGTGGTGCGGCGGCGTACCGGCATGGTGTTTCAGCGCTCGAACCCGTTTCCCAAGTCGATCTTTGAAAACGTCGCCTACTCTCCTGGAAACGGATTTTCTACCAAAAGGCTTCGGCCTGTGATCTAACGGGGCCATGGCGAAGACTGGGCGCCCCAAGGTCGAACTGGTGGTCTCCGACGACGAGCGCGACGAGCTACTGCGCTTGACGAGAAGAGCGCA
The window above is part of the Polyangia bacterium genome. Proteins encoded here:
- the ybaK gene encoding Cys-tRNA(Pro) deacylase, whose product is MKTNAARMLDRLGIAYELRAYDVDPENLSAENVAAKIGLPLDQVWKTLVARGDRTGVLFAVLPGSGSLDLKALARLSGDRRVETVPLKEVQPLTGYVRGGVTVLGAKKAYPVFVDETIQLFDRVAVSAGIRGTQIVLDPADYLRAVAATVGSIATL
- a CDS encoding tetratricopeptide repeat protein, with protein sequence MAETGDRFYVRRTTGDLIGPLSKDAIADLLSKGQLDGGEEVSPDRRRWQPIAQLIPEAPAPPDAATNAPGGDAAGSPASSSWGERDLGEVGGLELAPLDAALGQPLPPPPEPMVTAPDVASPPGLAPVDLSTLAPLELEGETPASEPAPAGATTPQPGGEPTAATDGSTPLIVDDAAPPAEAPSPASAPLIGFETGPSSGVGLMPAPTTAAGEIGAGAAAPASSVPTALAARGRTLTAAKPRAEEPSARPRKPLIIGAAATLVVAAVAVAFLVFDLGDHLIAEPAPAAILGDAAAGIAADKYVAYQRGVTLLLDEINRRPRTAALRAAAAELLAEFVVLHHGERARTARADATLAEIPPHPFPSAATAPTLLRARAWIALAKGRTREAGRVLEEGALVTDPSPEHLLLDGWIALGQRKPAVAESAFKQGLTQFPNRVAFRFGLARAQEESGQAAPAAAAYKDVLAASPGHFEAALGLIRTGGYPPDARITLANRLLADSAGNGSAASQAEALAIIARALAAQGKTGEAAAAIDKAVSKDATNPAALVAAGEALLAQGRLHDAVAKFATALPGAPAIPAAVPAHELRFAIAAVLIENGHRPDGLALLDPPAAKRQTTTVDPRAAFWRGRAAELQTPPDLTAAARSYEETLAANPRFVPASLQLGALLLKQSRTAEAVGVLKRAQAAGAAPAMLQVALGQAQLTAGDNERARKTFKDVLAQNPKDPTARLGLATALEAAHDPSGARRELESLLADDPGVPELRPRLARLLVAAGERGKALALYQAEIDAGKASFAARLAAAKLSFEMGHAPAASALLEKLVADAPQTPGALLWLGKVRLAGGDVAGALADLRRALAFESTPELHYEHGRALAAGGSEEKALAEYEQAGALPEAMVARGRLLVARGDTDHAVPILEAAVKVAPGNGDGWMLLGSAYDRIGATAKAVAAWRAAAHAAPDNGEVAYHLGRWEMDQGQVAAAVGHLRQAAAKAPPGVQWLSDLYYQLGVAEKSKGARAAAVAAFKKYLTLAPAEAPSRHEVQQQLVSLGAAP